From one Lycium ferocissimum isolate CSIRO_LF1 chromosome 7, AGI_CSIRO_Lferr_CH_V1, whole genome shotgun sequence genomic stretch:
- the LOC132064047 gene encoding probable N-acetyltransferase HLS1: protein MVENGVVSIVVREFDAKKDSKEVEEVERRCEVGPSGKLSLFTDLLGDPICRVRHSPAYLMLVAEIVVHNGRNEERAIVGMIRGCIKTVTCGKKLSRNAKNSSESTKPLPIFTKLAYILGLRVSPSHRRMGIGLKLVHKMEEWFRTNGAEYSYIATENDNQASIQLFNHKCGYSKFRTPSLLVQPVFAHRVSVSNRVTIIKLSPTDAETLYRHKYSTTEFFPRDIDSILNNQLNLGTYLAVPKGLYSGQTWPGVDKFLSGQPESWAVLSVWNCKDVFNLEVRGASQMTKVLAKTTRLVDRAFPWLKIPSVPEIFRPFGLHFLYGLGGEGPLAVKFIKSLCDFAHNLAKESECSVVATEVANRDPLRLAIPHWKKLSCAEDLWCMKRLGEDYSDGSVGDWTKSQPGLSIFVDPREV from the exons atggtgGAGAATGGTGTAGTGTCGATAGTGGTGAGAGAATTTGATGCAAAAAAAGATAgcaaagaagttgaagaagttgaGAGAAGATGCGAAGTTGGGCCAAGTGGTAAACTCTCTCTTTTTACTGATCTTTTGGGTGACCCAATTTGCCGAGTTCGTCATTCTCCTGCCTATCTCATGTTG GTAGCAGAGATAGTGGTGCATAATGGAAGAAATGAAGAGAGAGCAATAGTAGGAATGATAAGGGGCTGTATTAAAACCGTTACGTGTGGAAAGAAACTTTCAAGGAATGCCAAAAATAGCTCTGAATCCACTAAACCACTTCCTATTTTCACCAAACTCGCCTATATTTTAGGCCTCCGTGTTTCTCCTTCTCACCG gagaatgggaattgggttaAAACTGGTGCACAAAATGGAGGAGTGGTTTAGAACTAATGGTGCTGAATATTCATACATAGCTACTGAAAACGACAACCAAGCTTCCATACAACTTTTTAACCACAAATGTGGTTACTCCAAGTTCCGTACACCGTCCCTTTTGGTCCAACCCGTTTTCGCTCATCGGGTCAGTGTATCGAATCGGGTCACGATCATCAAGCTCAGCCCAACTGACGCTGAAACCCTATACCGTCACAAATACTCCACCACTGAGTTCTTTCCCCGTGACATTGATTCCATTCTCAACAACCAACTCAATTTGGGTACTTATTTAGCGGTTCCAAAGGGCCTTTATTCGGGCCAAACTTGGCCCGGTGTGGATAAGTTTTTATCGGGTCAGCCCGAGTCATGGGCTGTCCTCAGTGTGTGGAACTGTAAGGACGTGTTTAATCTTGAGGTTCGTGGGGCGTCGCAAATGACAAAAGTTCTTGCTAAGACAACTCGTTTAGTGGACCGGGCTTTTCCATGGCTTAAGATACCATCGGTACCGGAGATTTTCAGGCCATTTGGGCTTCACTTTTTATATGGGCTTGGTGGTGAAGGCCCATTAGCTGTAAAATTCATCAAATCACTGTGTGATTTTGCTCATAATTTAGCAAAAGAATCAGAGTGTAGCGTGGTGGCGACAGAGGTGGCAAATAGGGACCCGTTGAGGTTAGCAATACCACACTGGAAAAAGCTATCATGCGCAGAGGATCTATGGTGCATGAAACGACTAGGGGAAGACTATAGTGACGGCTCAGTAGGTGACTGGACAAAATCACAACCTGGTCTTTCTATTTTTGTTGATCCTAGGGAAGTCTAA